One genomic window of Choristoneura fumiferana chromosome 14, NRCan_CFum_1, whole genome shotgun sequence includes the following:
- the Prosbeta6 gene encoding proteasome beta6 subunit codes for MLNVHGDFPEYAVPGAKQHRFEPYADNGGSIVAIAGEDYAVIGADTRLSTGFSIYTREQKKLFQLSARTVLGATGCWCDTLTLTRLLRARLQMYEQEHNKPMGTPAVAQMLSTMLYYKRFFPYYVSNVLAGLDADGRGCVYSYDPIGHCERSTYRAGGSAGAQLQPLLDNQIGLKNMQNVTEAPLPREKALALIKDVFISAAERDIYTGDSIYILIITADGIQEEKFDLRKD; via the coding sequence ATGTTAAATGTCCACGGTGACTTCCCCGAGTATGCGGTGCCCGGCGCCAAGCAGCACCGCTTCGAGCCGTACGCGGACAACGGCGGCAGCATCGTGGCCATCGCCGGCGAGGACTACGCGGTGATCGGCGCCGACACGCGGCTCAGCACGGGCTTCTCGATCTACACGCGCGAGCAGAAGAAGCTGTTCCAGCTGTCGGCGCGCACGGTGCTGGGCGCCACGGGTTGCTGGTGCGACACGCTGACGCTGACGCggctgctgcgcgcgcgcctgcAGATGTACGAGCAGGAGCACAACAAGCCGATGGGTACGCCCGCCGTCGCGCAGATGCTCTCCACCATGCTCTACTACAAGCGCTTCTTTCCGTACTACGTGTCCAACGTGCTGGCCGGCCTGGACGCCGACGGCCGCGGATGCGTCTACAGCTACGACCCCATCGGCCACTGCGAGCGCTCCACCTACCGCGCCGGGGGCTCCGCGGGCGCCCAGCTACAGCCCCTGCTCGACAACCAGATCGGCTTGAAGAACATGCAAAACGTCACCGAAGCCCCCCTGCCCCGCGAGAAAGCCCTCGCTCTCATCAAGGACGTGTTTATTAGTGCCGCTGAGAGAGACATCTACACGGGAGACAGCATTTACATACTCATCATTACTGCAGATGGTATTCAAGAAGAGAAGTTTGATCTTCGTAAAGATTAA
- the Dad1 gene encoding dolichyl-diphosphooligosaccharide--protein glycosyltransferase subunit, with translation MTSLMSVIPKLYQEYTSKTSKKLKIIDAYLLYIFLTAVIQFVYCCLVGTFPFNSFLSGFISTVSSFVLGVCLRLQVNPENKHEFQGLSAERGFADFIFAHLVLHIVVINFIG, from the exons atgacTTCTTTAATGTCTGTGATTCCGAAACTATATCAAGAATACACCAGCAAGACTTCCAAGAAGCTGAAGATCATTGACGCTTACCTACTTTACATTTTCTTGACCGCCGTGATACAGTTTGTGTACTGCTGCCTTGTCGGCACATTCCCGTTCAATTCCTTTTTGAGTGGCTTCATCTCGACCGTCAGCTCGTTCGTCCTGGGTG tttgcctGAGACTCCAAGTGAATCCCGAGAACAAGCATGAATTCCAGGGGCTTAGTGCTGAGCGAGGATTTGCAGACTTCATATTTGCACATCTTGTTTTACATATTGTAGTTATTAACTTCATAGGTTAA